From one Planococcus citri chromosome 3, ihPlaCitr1.1, whole genome shotgun sequence genomic stretch:
- the LOC135839588 gene encoding uncharacterized protein LOC135839588 isoform X3 → MEIDAVDMDHDNSSEKLFVFHESVSTLQNIASHAVALQLWHHYLSRAKSKQIQEKTDDFFRKVFNLAEDCKTESRKVAELLKTPQRIEKMLKKSLKKICSETEPWIDHFHYCIFSGGMSRYCPSNFDPNHIVWRPNGEIDRKESASRILTEGKLNAEQKFVIMCSYGMATELEKFPTNSLSEYFCLLGITDLKVAYWISYHRHDLREIWLKMPDVIRPEDTSINVTMAMESVKLPYAVEYFWNRLSEAEQLAVALRILSHSHMQSKDLRKIMLSTMSYSQQLQLVDQIPIELMTIFSVIDDSTKNCMPENVFTVWTLVKDRITEQQFVKFLGNVLENLTLCEKHMIVMNKVWDTASDRLKKHIAENDPYTIFVPLMFYMAEAYPPSCHRLLMKLLILVNERVRKNLMWSFCDSDSDVIIHRRDTELLNLCLPKESDQLQLKDSIMETDYMSEYCEIKLWFLEFDEVINAVTFFSRNARKSRKFFKKLLESKELEGHAETFILDYENWNKLSNFIDSIFMNYSLTISRLKKQLVSSFSARAVHCWDKKENFSVLVKITEQVFSTEEMKTFKQTLLKQFQEMIFSQNWSRFEGKCFNTFISWCSEDESRIIDLKDIVPIDAFFDDTFRTICSSSNSNFENSLKKLDKFLKYVCVSDEEVELVKIRKYFERDRYWIRQVELIFRDENRRTISNWFLSVKN, encoded by the coding sequence ATGGAAATCGACGCTGTGGATATGGACCACGATAACTCATCAGAAAAACTATTCGTCTTCCATGAATCTGTATCAACTCTGCAGAATATAGCCAGCCATGCAGTGGCTCTGCAATTATGGCACCATTACCTCAGTCGCGCGAAATCCAAACAAATCCAAGAAAAAACGGACGACTTTTTCCGAAAAGTTTTTAATCTGGCTGAAGATTGCAAAACAGAATCAAGAAAAGTGGCAGAACTATTGAAAACACCTCAAcgtatcgaaaaaatgttgaagaaatcattgaagaaaatttgtagcGAAACAGAACCGTGGATAGATCATTTTCACTATTGCATATTCAGTGGTGGAATGTCCAGATATTGCCCTAGTAATTTCGATCCAAATCACATCGTTTGGCGGCCAAATGGTGAAATTGATCGCAAAGAAAGTGCTTCGAGGATATTGACCGAAGGGAAATTAAACGCAGAGCAGAAGTTTGTTATTATGTGTTCGTATGGTATGGCTAcggaattggaaaaatttcccacTAACTCTCTCTCAGAGTATTTTTGCTTGCTGGGGATTACGGATTTGAAAGTGGCGTATTGGATTTCTTATCATAGGCACGATTTGCGTGAGATTTGGCTTAAAATGCCAGACGTGATTCGTCCCGAAGATACTTCGATCAATGTCACTATGGCCATGGAGTCTGTCAAATTGCCGTATGCtgtcgagtatttttggaatcgtttgAGTGAAGCGGAGCAATTAGCGGTTGCTCTTAGAATCCTGTCTCACTCGCATATGCAGTCGAAGGACCTTCGAAAAATAATGCTATCGACGATGTCCTACTCTCAACAACTTCAACTGGTCGATCAAATTCCTATCGAATTAATGACGATTTTTTCCGTCATTGACGATTCCACCAAAAACTGTATGCCAGAAAATGTCTTTACAGTTTGGACCCTCGTAAAAGATCGAATTACAGAGCagcaatttgtaaaatttctagGAAACGTGCTGGAAAATTTGACGTTGTGTGAAAAGCACATGATTGTGATGAACAAGGTTTGGGATACAGCTTCGGATCGTCTTAAAAAACACATTGCCGAAAACGATCCGTACACTATATTTGTTCCTCTGATGTTTTACATGGCGGAGGCGTATCCGCCGAGTTGTCACAGATTGCTCATGAAATTATTAATATTGGTGAACGAACGTGTCAGAAAAAACCTGATGTGGTCGTTTTGCGATTCAGATTCGGATGTCATAATTCATAGGAGGGACACCGAATTGCTAAACTTATGTTTACCAAAAGAATCTGATCAGTTGCAGCTGAAGGATTCGATCATGGAGACGGACTATATGAGTGAATATTGCGAAATAAAATTGTGGTTCTTGGAATTCGATGAAGTAATCAACGCGGTGACGTTTTTTTCACGGAATGCTCGTAAAAGtcgcaaatttttcaagaagttaCTGGAGTCCAAAGAACTTGAAGGTCATGCGGAAACATTCATCCTGGATTATGAAAACTGGaataaattgagtaattttatcGATTCCATTTTTATGAACTATTCATTAACCATATCAAGGCTAAAGAAGCAATTAGTTTCCTCTTTTTCCGCTCGTGCTGTTCATTGTTGGGacaagaaagaaaatttcagcgtGCTGGTTAAAATAACCGAACAAGTTTTCTCGACCGAAGAGATGAAAACTTTTAAGCAAACATTATTGAAACAGTTCCAAGAAATGATCTTCTCGCAGAATTGGTCACGTTTTGAAGGGAAATGTTTCAATACGTTTATATCCTGGTGTTCTGAAGATGAAAGCCGAATTATCGATCTCAAGGATATTGTTCCAATTGATGCATTTTTCGACGACACTTTTCGTACTATTTGCTCTTCATCcaatagcaattttgaaaattcgcttaAGAAGCTggataagtttttaaaatatgtttgcGTCAGTGATGAAGAAGTTGAGCTGGTGAAAATACGTAAGTATTTCGAACGTGATCGATATTGGATTCGTCAagttgagctaatttttcgtgatGAAAATCGACGCACGATTTCAAACTGGTTTCTCAgtgttaaaaattga
- the LOC135839588 gene encoding uncharacterized protein LOC135839588 isoform X2, which translates to MEVANGDLDIDNSSEKLFVFHESVSTLREIASHRVALQLWHHYITRAKSKENQEQTKDFFEKVFNLDEDYESETEKLAELLETPQCVEEMLKKSLKKIRTKTEKWVYHFKSKIFRFRNGISRYCVQNFDPNHIVWRSNGKIDYKRTASKILTEGKLNAEQKFVMMCSYGMAVELERFPINSLPEFFLLLGITDLIVGYWISYHRHDLREIWHKMPGVIRPEDTSINVTMAMESVESWLPYAFEYFWNRLSEVEKLAVAPSILPRFQCRELQKIILSTMSSFQQHQLVDQIPIELMTMFSIIIDSAKHCAPENVFTIWTLVKDQITELQFARFLKGVLRYVMHSEKYMNMLNNIWDTASDHLKRHIVENHSFSIFDSLIHCVPCPPTSYRLLMKFLPLVSEDARKDLIWELTRRHSDILAQKRDTDILTLCLPRESDQFQLKDCIMESDSMKFYCVGKLNSLKFDEVINAVAFFSRNARDSRKFFETLLKAELLHAFTFILDYEKWNKLSNFIDTVFTNYPSTISSIKKQVVSFFSARAVYCWDEKENFSVLVKITEQVFSTEEMKTFKQKLLKHFQETALSQMNWSFFEGKCFNTFISWCSEDESRIIDLKDILPIDAFFDDTFRTICSSPNNDPKHLLNRLNAFLKYVCVSNEEVELVKIRKYFERDRYWIRQVEQIIVDRLTRYTISNWFLSVKD; encoded by the coding sequence ATGGAAGTCGCCAACGGAGATTTGGACATCgataattcatcagaaaaactCTTCGTTTTTCACGAATCTGTATCAACATTACGAGAGATAGCCAGTCATAGGGTGGCTCTGCAATTATGGCACCATTACATTACTCGTGCGAAATCCAAAGAAAACCAAGAACAAACGAAAGACTTTTTCGAGAAGGTTTTTAATCTGGATGAAGATTACGAAAGCGAAACAGAAAAATTGGCAGAATTATTGGAAACACCTCAATGTGTCGAagagatgttgaaaaaatcgttgaagAAAATTCGTACCAAAACAGAAAAGTGGGTTTATCATTTCAAAAGTAAGATCTTCAGGTTCAGGAATGGAATATCTAGATACTGCGTCCAGAATTTCGATCCGAATCACATCGTTTGGCGGTCAAATGGTAAGATTGATTACAAAAGGACCGCTTCGAAGATATTGACCGAAGGAAAATTGAACGCGGAGCAGAAGTTCGTTATGATGTGTTCGTACGGTATGGCTGTAGAGTTGGAAAGATTTCCCATCAACTCTCTACCagagttttttttgttgctggGGATTACTGATTTGATAGTCGGGTATTGGATTTCATACCATAGACACGATTTGCGtgaaatttggcataaaatGCCAGGCGTGATTCGTCCCGAAGATACTTCGATCAATGTCACTATGGCCATGGAGTCTGTCGAATCATGGTTGCCGTATgctttcgagtatttttggaatcgtttgAGTGAAGTGGAGAAATTAGCTGTCGCTCCTAGTATCCTGCCTCGCTTTCAGTGCAGggaacttcaaaaaatcatactaTCGACGATGTCCTCCTTTCAACAACATCAGCTGGTTGACCAAATTCCTATCGAATTAATGACgatgttttccatcattattGATTCCGCCAAACACTGTGCGCCAGAAAATGTCTTCACAATTTGGACTCTTGTAAAAGATCAAATTACAGAGCTGCAATTTGCTCGATTTCTAAAAGGCGTACTGAGATATGTGATgcattctgaaaaatacatgaatATGTTGAACAACATTTGGGATACAGCTTCAGATCATCTTAAGAGACACATTGTCGAAAACCATTCCTTCTCTATATTTGATTCTTTAATACATTGCGTGCCGTGTCCGCCGACTAGTTACAGATTGctcatgaaatttttaccattggTGAGCGAAGATGCCAGAAAAGACCTGATTTGGGAGCTTACCAGAAGACATTCAGATATCTTAGCTCAGAAGCGGGACACCGACATCTTGACCTTATGTTTACCAAGAGAATCTGACCAGTTTCAGCTAAAGGATTGCATCATGGAGTCGGACtctatgaaattttattgcgtAGGAAAATTGAATTCTCTGAAATTCGATGAAGTAATCAACGCGGTGGCGTTTTTTTCGCGAAATGCTCGTGACAGTCGCAAATTCTTCGAGACGTTACTGAAGGCCGAACTACTTCATGCGTTTACATTCATCCTGGATTACGAAAAGTGgaacaaattgagtaattttatcGACACCGTTTTTACAAACTATCCATCAACCATCTCAAGTATAAAGAAACAagtagtttcttttttttccgcTCGGGCTGTTTATTGTTGGGAcgagaaagaaaatttcagcgtGCTGGTTAAAATAACCGAACAAGTTTTCTCGACCGAAGAGATGAAAACTTTtaagcaaaaattgttgaaacatTTCCAAGAAACAGCCTTGTCGCAAATGAATTGGTCCTTTTTTGAAGGGAAGTGTTTCAATACGTTTATATCCTGGTGCTCTGAAGATGAAAGCCGAATTATCGATCTCAAGGACATTTTGCCGATTGATGCATTTTTCGACGACACTTTTCGTACTATCTGCTCTTCGCCCAACAACGATCCTAAACATTTGCTGAACCGGctgaatgcatttttaaaatatgtttgcGTCAGTAATGAAGAAGTTGAGCTGGTGAAAATTCGTAAATATTTCGAACGTGATCGGTATTGGATTCGTCAAGTTGAGCAAATTATCGTTGATAGATTAACTCGATACACGATTTCAAATTGGTTTCTCAGTGTTAAAGATTGa
- the LOC135839588 gene encoding uncharacterized protein LOC135839588 isoform X1, producing MEVAYGDLDMDNSSEKLFVFHESVSTLQEIASHKVALQLWHHYITRAKSEEIKEETNDFYRTVFNLDADYESETKKLAELLKAPRCIEKMLKKSVKKTCTETRQWICHFKSKIFTDGMSRYCPSNFDLNHIVWRPNGKIDYKKSASKVLTEGKLNAEQKFVIMGSFGMATKLERFPMNSLPEYFCLLGITDLKIAFWICYHRHDLLKIWLKMPSMIRPEDTSINVTMAMKSVESCLPYAFEYFWNRLSEAEQLAFALRILPQLSWHAESREIQKIMLSTMTSFQQLQLVDQIPLELMANFSITGYSAEYCTPENVFIIWTRIKDRITEQQFVKFLEEVLMERDMMNSEKYMVMLNNVWDTASGRLKRYVVENHGFLIFAAFMFCDPCPPSSYRLFKKFLPLMNEHARKDHIWSFSYSDSNRIARRRDTDILNLCIPKESDQLELKDIVMDSSGMIDYCANTLHYLEFDEVINAVAFFSRNDRDSRKFFKKLLESEELELYAETFIMDYENWIRFSNFINAVFRNYSSTISRLKKQLVSSFSARAVHCWDKKENFNVLVKITEQVFSTEEMKTFKRTLLEHFQKTISSEQNWSRFEGKCFNTFISWCSEDESRIIDLKDIVPIDAFFDDTFRTICSSSNENFKISLKQLDNFLKYVCVSDEEVELVKIRKYFEHDQYWIRRVEQIFPDDTRRSISNWFLSVKN from the coding sequence ATGGAAGTCGCCTACGGAGATTTGGACATggataattcatcagaaaaactGTTCGTTTTTCACGAATCTGTGTCAACATTACAAGAGATAGCCAGTCATAAGGTGGCTCTGCAATTATGGCACCATTACATTACTCGTGCGAAATCTGAAGAAATAAAAGAAGAAACGAACGACTTTTATCGAACGGTTTTTAATCTGGATGCAGACTAcgaaagtgaaacaaaaaaattggcagaacTATTGAAAGCACCTCGTtgtatcgaaaaaatgttgaaaaaatccgtGAAGAAAACTTGTACCGAAACAAGACAGTGGATATGTCATTTCAAAAGTAAGATCTTCACGGACGGAATGTCCAGATATTGCCCCAGTAATTTCGATCTGAACCACATCGTTTGGCGGCCAAATGgtaaaattgattacaaaaaaagcGCTTCGAAGGTGTTGACCGAAGGAAAATTAAACGCGGAGCAGAAGTTCGTTATAATGGGTTCGTTTGGTATGGCTACCAAATTGGAAAGATTTCCTATGAACTCCCTCCCAGAATATTTTTGCTTGCTGGGGATTACGGATTTGAAAATCGCGTTTTGGATTTGTTATCATAGACACGACCTGCTTAAGATTTGGCTTAAAATGCCAAGTATGATTCGTCCCGAAGATACTTCCATCAATGTCACTATGGCCATGAAGTCTGTCGAATCGTGTTTACCGTATgctttcgagtatttttggaatcgtttgAGTGAAGCGGAGCAATTAGCGTTTGCTCTTAGAATCCTGCCTCAGCTTTCTTGGCATGCGGAGTcaagagaaattcaaaaaatcatgctaTCGACGATGACCTCCTTTCAACAACTTCAGCTGGTCGATCAAATTCCTCTCGAATTAATGGCGAATTTTTCCATCACTGGTTATTCCGCCGAATATTGTACGccagaaaatgtttttataatttggaCCCGAATTAAAGATCGAATCACGGAGCAGCAATTTGTCAAATTTCTAGAAGAAGTATTGATGGAGCGTGATATGATGAATTCTGAAAAGTACATGGTTATGTTGAATAACGTTTGGGATACAGCTTCAGGTCGTCTTAAGAGATACGTTGTCGAAAACCATGGTTTCCTAATATTTGCTGCATTCATGTTTTGCGATCCGTGTCCGCCGAGTAGTTACAgacttttcaagaaatttttaccATTGATGAACGAACATGCCAGGAAAGACCACATTTGGTCGTTTTCCTATTCAGATTCAAATCGCATAGCTCGGAGGCGAGACACCGACATCCTGAACTTGTGTATACCAAAAGAATCTGACCAGTTGGAGCTGAAGGATATCGTCATGGATTCGAGCGGTATGATAGATTATTGCGCAAATACATTGCATTATCTGGAATTCGATGAAGTAATCAATGCAGTGgcgtttttttctcgaaatgatCGTGACAGTCGCAAATTCTTCAAGAAGTTATTGGAGTCCGAAGAACTTGAACTTTATGCGGAAACATTCATCATGGATTATGAAAACTGGATTAGATTCAGTAATTTTATCAACGCCGTTTTTAGAAACTATTCGTCAACCATATCAAGGCTAAAGAAACAATTAGTTTCCTCTTTTTCCGCTCGTGCTGTTCATTGTTGGGacaagaaagaaaatttcaacgtgctgGTTAAAATAACCGAACAAGTTTTCTCGACCGAAGAGATGAAAACTTTTAAGCGAACGTTGTTGgaacatttccaaaaaacgaTCTCGTCGGAGCAGAATTGGTCACGTTTTGaaggaaaatgtttcaatacaTTTATATCCTGGTGTTCTGAAGATGAAAGCCGAATTATCGATCTCAAGGATATCGTTCCGATTGATGCATTTTTCGACGACACTTTTCGTACTATTTGCTCTTCATCgaatgagaattttaaaatttcgctcAAGCAGCTGgataactttttgaaatatgtttGCGTCAGTGATGAAGAAGTCGAGCTGgtaaaaatacgtaaatatttCGAACATGATCAGTATTGGATTCGTCGAGTTGAGCAAATTTTTCCTGATGATACTCGACGCTCGATTTCAAACTGGTTTCTCAgtgttaaaaattga